From the genome of Salvia splendens isolate huo1 chromosome 7, SspV2, whole genome shotgun sequence:
CTCTTTCAATAATGCGTCTAGTTTCTCtgtgttttctttctctcttgcaTTTATAGCCTCTACCTCGGCAATGGCAGTGGCCACTTCTATGTCGGCCTTACTCGTGCACTCCTTGGTCTTCTCATTCATTGAGTCGAACTCCTCAGCTGACAGTGTGATCCTCCTAGTTGATCCTGAACCATCGCCATGACCCTCATAGCAGTAGATTTGTTCCTCTGCGAGCCTCTCGACACCCTTGGCTTCTTCCGCTTCCTTCAGTGTCGTCTTGAGCTTTTCATCTGCTTCTTCGGTCACAGCTGCTGCTGCTTTGGCCTCTTCGCTTAGTAATTCAGCGCTCTTCTTATTGCTCTCTGCTTCATGCCTTGCCATTTCAGCCTCTTCTAGAAGCTTCGCCACACAAGATTGCATAATGAAACCGCATTCTGACTTAGCTTTCTTGAGCTCAGCCGCGCTCTTCTCTAGATCGCCCTGCATTTGCTCCGTGGTCAATTCGGCTTCCAATACGGCCTTCTCTGCTGCTGGCCGCTCGCTCTGCACTTCCTCCAGTTGCTTCTTAGTCGAGTCATTGGAAGCTCGGAGCAAGTTTTCTTCTGCTATGGCTTCTTCCAATGCCATCTTGGCGCTGTCGAGCTCGGAGGCCATCTGCCGGATAGTGTACAGATCTGAGGACTGCATGTCGTGCAGCTGTTCTTGCAGAACTCTGATCGCTTCCATTGTCTCATCGAGATTCGCCTGGAGAGTTTCGCTAGGCACGTATTCTTCTTCCAAGCTCTTGATCTCTTTGTCGATGCGCTCCTGATTTAGTTTATGACTATTCAACAACTCTTCCTTCTCTGCGATGAGCTTCATGTACTCTGCTTCGGCCTCAACCAAGGCCTGCTTCACCTGATCAAACGTCTGGCGCAGTTGTTCGACTTCCTTCATGACCTGGCCCTGCCTCTCCTCGTTCTTCTGCAGCTCGTGCTGGGCTCCTTCAGCTTTCTGGAGCATCGCGAGTCTCTCCATCACGACAGCATCGTAATCCTTTCTCAGATTCGTGAGCTCCTCCTTGCTAGCGATGACTTGTGCCGTGGTGGATTTGAAAAGCTCCCACTCGTTGTTGAGGACGGAATTGCCCAGCTGTGCTCTGCGCTCTCGCTCCTCCTCCAGCTCCACAGCTCGGACTCTGGCAGCTTCGGCAGCTGCAATGGATGACTGCTTGGAATTGTTGAGTGTTTGAAGCTTGTTTCGGAGGTGCTCCAGCGTCTTATCGGCCAGCTGCAGCTCGCGCAGAGCTTGCGCTTTTGCAGCTTCGGTGGTTCGCAATTGGTTGGTGTAGTGTGACCGCTCCTTTACCATGAGGTGATGCTGCGCCTCTACTTGGAGCAATCCCTGGTTTGGTTTGGTGAATTAGTATTGGAAATATAATGTTACGTTTAGGCGTGCGAACTTACCTCCTCGGCTTTCTTCTTGGCTTGGGCCGCGGACGCGGACGAGGGCGACCCTGCATCACCGAATATAGAGACGGCATCCTTGACGGACTGGAATGGCGCCTCCATGTCGATCTCTCTGACATCGGGGGCCGATTCCCGCGCTTTTGTCACCATATCTCTCTTCCTGCAATTCACAATCAATTGGAAATGGAAACAAGTGAATGAATGAAGGGAAATAGATACCTGTGGTAGCAGATTAGGAAGAGGAATGAATGCGAAATATGTAAGAATAAGAGAAATCAATCTGTTTTGTTTCCTCTGCTTTTCAATTCCTCTGCTATAATGTGGAAGAAAAGCAGAGGAATTGAAGCAAGAAAAAGGTGGGAAGGATGGAAATGTTTGGAGATGTATGTATATGATGGTAAAAGGGGGCCGAATATTTCTCCTTCCATTTCTCTTGTCTGGAAATCCGAGGAAAACGCCCCCATTTTCACTCTTTTTTCTTACCTTGCATACCAATATAGGCGTATCATTTAAAATGCTAATTATATCTTTATAGTATAATACTATATCCAACAAATTCAAATCATAAATTGAAGTGTAATTTCTGTATGTTTATTATGTTATCAAAATGGCTTGTATCTTACATCAATTGTTCTGTCAACATTTGCAACAACTTTACTTAAACAGAGGATGTTAAATAACAAACTAGTTCATTATCTGCAAGACATTCTCCAAATAAGAAAAATACACGAGGAATTATTACCTTTCACTCTGGTTGCAGCATTGTTTTTAGAGATATTATTGCAATATTTATGTTGCTCATGCTGCATTCTACAAATACACTGAGAAAACTACATTATTCTATATATCTATTTTGGGAGGCTGCTCATTCCTTCCAGGCTAAATGAAACAACAGCAAATGCACCTCCTCCGCCATTGCAAATTCCTGCAACTCCGAGCTTCCCTCAACACCTAAATCACCACCAGTTCGGAGTAAAAGAGTgttgaaattaatttgtttggCGTGAGCAGTTAAAAGGTAGCCTTCCATTCTCGATAAAGTTTTACCAAAAACAAGAACATGACATGGCGATCCAATCGTCTTCTTCCTTATTAGCACCCCACTTCTCCAACTGATACTACAAGCTATTCTTCTATACTCAACAATGAAAATCAGCTAATCACCAGACTCTCTCTACAGCTAATCAAAGCTATGACCTCTTCTCTCTCGTTACCGTTTTCGGTTACCTCACCATCAAAAATATTGGAGCGTAACACAGCTTGTGGCATATGAAAGAAAACAGAGTGTCAAAGGTATATTTACGAATGTAGGCACAACATAGTTATGAGCGTTTTAAGGCAATAATCAATAAGCATACATACAAATCATGATTGCTGGGCTACAAAAAAAAGAACAAGCAGATATTAGTACACCTAATGGCTGTACACCTTCTTTGCTTTGCCAACTATACGAACCAATAGTTTCTATCATTTATGCTACACTACTTTGCTGCTAAAAACCTACACGAATTTATTCATACTCAGACACATCTTCTCCCACTAATTTTGCTATCTCAGTACAATCATCAAAGCGCACCACCACCGTAATGTAATGTTGGTAGCCTCCCTATTTCTTTCCTGCTCGTTGTCTCCACGTGCTCTGCATTTTGAAACACCAATCTTAGTCAAAATCACTCCAATCGTAAAAACTTTGCATGAGTTGTTAAAGTGGAGTACCAGAAGCTCGTCATCAGAATGCTCATCATCTGCGGAGCCAGAATTACATGTGTCTTTATCAGGCTTATCCGAAGATGCAGGCTGGCTGTCCATGTCATCTGCTTCCTCAGACTCCCGTCCAGATTCTTCTTCGCCTTCATCTAACTGCTTCCCATCCGAAGCAGAAACAGCCTCGTTATCCAATTCACTAGCATCATGTGGAGGGCCACCAGCATGGTCACTCTGAGTATTTTCAGAGTCGTCTTCGCCCTCTTTGGGCTCTTCTGTTTCAGCTTCCTCCTCGTGTTTCTTGTCATTATCAGACAGCTCCTCGTCAGATACACTCTTATGAATCCTCTCATTTTGTTCCTTCTCTGGATTGTCTGAAAACACACGAAATAAGTTTGAGTGCACAAAATCAACAAATAAGCTTGTACCACTGCATATAATGAAGTATAGTGGGTAAACAGCAtagtaatgaaaaaaaaacacaaaacattcAAAAGACCACCAAGAACAATGTCCATGAAAAGTAGTATAAACACAATTAGCCATTATATACTGCAGTCCAATAGTTGACCCATCACCTGAGTCTGAAAGATCAACCAGGGACTTTGTGGAAGACTCAGGTTCTACGTCCACTGGTTTTTCTCTCCTTCCCACAGAGAAATTAATCTTCACTGGACCTTTTCGACCTTCTTTAGGACTTTTTCTTGGAGTCCTCTTCCCTCTTGCTTGAGATGACAGAGATCTGCCATTCAGTTTCTACATAagctaattgcaaataaaagaaATGAGCATCTCAGCAAATCCATATAGCAGAAAAGCAACTTACTTCAAGCCCAACTCTTCAACCTGTTCTAAGCCTCCCaacgttttctttttttgccCAGATGATCTGCGGGTCAAATAATGAGGACATCAGATCAAAGTAACTCTGTCAAAGAAACTGTCAAAACATTTACAGGAGACGCATACAGGTTAGGCAGATAATTAAGTTAACAATAAATCACAAAAAATGTAAATgtcaaataaaagaaatgagCATCTCAGCTAATCCATATAGCAGAAAAGCAACTTACTTCATGCCCAAATTTTCAACCTGCTCTAAGCCTCCCACTGTTTTCTTTTTCTGCCCAGATGATCTGCGGGTCAAATAATGAGGGCATCAGATCAAAGTAACTCTGCTAAAAAACTGTTAAAACATTTACAGTAGATGCGTACAGGTGATGCAGATAATTAAgataacattttattttatatggaACTACAAATTAAGTTAACAATAATAAtcacaaattacaaattaagCAGCTATAGTCACTAATAAAATCTAAACTATATTTatcttttgttttatatatCTCATTTATGTATATTCAAATATGAGATCGACTATCTATATTGGCCCACTATTTCTCCACTCAACACATTTTACAAAATAAAGTGGGGGCCTTCTCCACTTACAATCCAATCACCTAATATTTATTAAAAGTCCTGCCACAACCTAGTGTGCACTATTTTGTGGAACAGAATGAGTAATATAAGTTTCTTATTttccataaattaaatatttatgtaCTCATCAGGCTTTCGTATTTAAATCAAAGCACTGTTTATGCATGTAGAtgggtttttttttatatatgcaCGTAGATGGTTGAGTGCATATGCATATCCAAATTTTCGCTGAAAGAAAAGGGGAGAGATTCAAAGCAGAATATGTAGTTTAAAATTAACAAGAGTGTGCCCTAGTTCAGTGAAGGCATCACTCACCCTCCTTTAGAAAGAGAGCCCTTTGACAAGCCATGTTGCTGCAAAAGGAGTATGGACATTGTCAAATATCACGCTAAAACGGAGAAACATTTCTAACAGTAGAAAATTAAGTTGAGAACTTTGTAAAGCACCTTTGATTTGTGATTGTTCTCAACTGGTTCCCAGCGCTCCCTATCTAGTCGAAGAACTTCCACATCTCCATCATCATATACTATCTGCGAATTCAATcaaaagataaatatttttagaAGAATAGGGACACAAAAAAAAGTCAGGAATGAGAAAATCATAAGAAAGGCACTGTCAACTAATTCTATACTGTCAAAAAGAAATGAAGAGACCAAAATGCATCTTACCACATGTTTCTTTTTGTGGGTATCAAATGACTTTATTACGCCTTCATAGAACCTGTGTAATACCAGACAAATATTAATGCCATTAATCACTttcaaattacataaatttatcGCCATGGAAGTTTATGCTACTTGAAACGAAATGTCAAAATTAACGGATTACTGTTTAAGCAGATATCATTATTGACAGCGTTGAGGTCTTGGAAAAATCCAAATGAAGTGGGGGCAGAAAGATACCTATGGctataaaaattcaaataattatgGATGAAATCatacataaaaaatgaattcaCAGTCCGGCCAGTTCTTATTTGGTTTGGCTTTATTCTTTTCCGATTTCTAGATTCTCATGGTCTCGTCTATGAGAATAGAGGTATAAATCAGGCATCGTATTACATCAGATCAAATGGAGAGCTGCACAGGAAAAATAGGTGCGCTTGGTTTGAAGCATTTGATGCATGCATCTCCATTACCAAAGTTGCCTTTGCACGCATCTTACCATGCTTTATGGCAGAACAAATTGAACAGAACTTACTTCTTATCCATCGGCCACCAAACTTTAATTCTGGAACCAATTAAATCATTACTATGGCTTCCGCTGTCCTTGCTTGTGCACtaaagatgaaaaaaaaaagtggaaaCCATGTTAGAAAGTGTAGGGAGACAGAAAATTCCAGATCATTTACTTTCATCATAGAAGAAAGTATGGAACTAGTGATATTAAAAACTGCATTCCTATCTCAATGGAATTGATCATCCACcatgtattttgtttcattACTATATATGTCACTTCTAAAAGTGGGATGCATGTGAGTCATGAAAATCCAGTTTCCATATATATGCATCTTTGGTATTGTAACACAGAAAAAGCATCATTAGTACCCATATAAGGTCATTAATACAATGGATATTCGCAATCACTAATCATTAGAGAGAGTTGCACGAAATGGCACACTAACCTTTGCTAATCCAGAgacacttttctttttctgcTTCTTCAGAGATGCAGACTTTGAAAAACTAAACGAGGGTGCCTGCTCAGTTTCTTTGAATTTCTTAGGCTTCTGCATATACAAGAGTCAGTTTGTCAGAATACAATTCATATCATGAATCATAGGCCTTCAACCAATTCCATAACTGAGAACCATACCTTAGCATCAGGGGAGTGATGGAGGGTCTCAGCATTATCTCTGCCAGGTCGTTTAGCTTTCTGCTTAGAAGAGGCACTGGATTTCTTCCCCATATGGGAAAGTAACAAGTCAGATTCTGCAGATTCTTCCATTTTTTCCTGTGCTGTTATATCTTCTGAAGAAGTTTGAAGATCTTCATCCATTTTGTCAGAAACATCACTAGTATCTTCCTGATTTACTTTACTAGGCCTCTTAGAACCCTCTGGAGGAGTTGTTTGGAGAGTTTTGTGAGCTCGAGCAGATGATGTTCTCCTACGTTTTGGGACAGGGGCATCCTTAGAGTCATCCAACAATGTTTTCCTCTTCTCTAGCTGGTGGATGTTTTTCCTCTTTTTGCCAACATGCTCAGCATTGTTACTTGATCCAATCTTGCCAGATGTTCCCAGGTTATCAGAATTTATTTCCTTCACCATTTTCAAGATATCAAAATCGTTTTCCTTAGAGATCCCAGCTGGTGCAGACTGATTCTTTGCCTCTTTTCTTGCCTTTGCTGCTTTAGCTTTTAGTCTTTTCATTAACTTTCCTAATGGTATCTCACTGCCCTCTGTTTCACTGTCCTTCATGTTATCATCCTCTGCATGTACTGAATTGGCCTGATATTGACAGATTAAACCATATGACTAAATTACCACACAAGACAAAGATAAGATGTTTTATAGCAGTAGCACGTTTTTAATCTTACAATTTCATTAGTTTCCAATTTAAGTGATTCAAAATGGGCAAAAACACCATCTTCTGCCAGCCACGTCTTCTCTTCACCAACCTAGTTCAGAACAAGAAACAAGAAACATATTCAAAAATATATAGCTCAGCGGAGCAATAAAGAGATAAACATACTATCTTAGAAGGTCCGTGAATGCTAGATGACATCTCTGACCTCGAGACAAAAGAATCTTGTACGGTCAACATGACCAGAACTCAATAACAAGTAAAGAAGCAAAAGAAtcagaataagaaaaaaatctCAACAGTGTATGAGCACCCTCATAGCTTTTACAGATATTTCATGGGAAAGTAAATACAGCAGGCGAAGAGAGATAAACCCGCATACAATTAAAAAGAATCAGTGCAGATGACAGAATGATAAAACAAATCGGAATTTCGAATGATCAAGCCATCTAGGTAAAGGCTGCGATGGACTCGTGTTGTGGCAATGCTTAATTAGTCAATCAACGGAAAAGGTACTGATACTAAAAAAACCTAAAACCATATCAGCAGCTTGAATGCTGAAAGAAGGCGAACAGGTTCAAATGATCAAAGCATGTATATCCTGAGAACTGCAGCTAACCAAACATAAAAGAATAATGGGGTAAACAGCTTCAGTATGACATTCATCATAACCAAGGCTGGTGGTGTACTGCTGCACACAGCATAGAACATAAAGGGTCACCTGCTACCCCTTACAGAAACTTGCCAACATCAATTATTTTCACTTAAATATGAATTGCTTCTAACAACAATAAGATGTAGAAAAATCCCAAGTAGCAGGGTGTCCATACTCTTGTTATTTATCTCCTTATCAAGACAGATACAAAAGCTTATATGAAATAAAAGATTGGCATACATACCAGCGAGTCACTGTCATCTTTCTTTGTGCGCTGTTTATAAATCCCAGCAGGAAGAGTCACAGATGCAATGGAGTCGTGAAGATCATCTTGATTTGGAACAAACCTCTTCACAATTGACATACCAAGGTCGCACAGAGCATACAAATTCTGTAATATACAATTTGGAATGATTTCATCCCTTTAGGAAAAACTAATCACAAAAAAGTTCTAATGTAGGCAGTTTATTTTCTCCAAGAGGGGAGATTTAGTCTCCTTGACAGATTAAACTACTTCAGAAACTGACAAGAAAAGTCTAGTAGCATTTAAATATCAAACCTGGGACTTAGTAGCATCTAAAGCATCTTCTGAGCACTTTATACATAGAAAAATAGAATTAAGTAATGAAAGGGTCTCCTTGTCCTTGCTAATGCTGACATCTGATTTTCCGTCTCCATCTCCATGCACCAGCATTGATATGAAAAGATACAACTTCCTGAAGCAGGTACACATATATTAAATGGGGAATAAGAAATGTCACGCACGATCGGTATTTTTACTCCAGCATGTTGTCGTCAGTGCATAATATAGGTACAAGCGTTCTCATAAGTAGTAAGCATTCTCAATGCACAAAACGTGGATCCAAGTAGTTCATTTTTACCAAAAGCAGATGTCTtttccaaaattaataaaataataatttagcattaaatgcaaaaccTCCCAAAAGCGACAAAACAAATTTCTTTAAATGCTTTTCTCTCCTGGATCAGGAAAATTAACTTTGTTATgctttaataaattattaatgacTTAATATACACTTTTATAGTAACCACATCTCACACATATTAATCATAAAAGAAACTTAGTTATGCTTTAGGAAGTAACTAGAGTAAAATTCCATGATAAGCAGATGCAATTTATGTAACAAACATATATTATCACATGGATAACTTATGTGCTCTTAGTCCCATTTGTAATTTTCCCATCACAAAGTATCTGACAAATGCATTCTTCCAAGTCTATAAATCATTTGAGCAAGTGTCGGTCAAGAAACCTTGCACGAATTGAGtttcaaaacaataaaaaaaactaagaaaATTAAACCATGTTATAGAGCATGTGATGTAATCAAAAGCAATCTGAAAGGTTGTTAAGTAATGGTTTTCTTGACACACCAAAAAGACCATACGAATTGAAAGCTTAATCCTCTCTAAAAAATATTATCAGCCATGAAAATACACATTACATTCTTAGCATAAAACAAAGTTGTAAGTCACCCAAGATTCAAGGAGTTGAGCACATGCGCAATAAAGAAGGTGTGCGGTCAAGTAATTAAAAGTTATGTCTATTCTAGATACGAATACACTCATTTATAGCTGCATTAAGATACTTCTAATTGATGTTAGATTATGTATTGCAagttttatctctacttttgttactgattaatttttttatagtgaatGTACTTAGCAAATATTTTTGCTAGATACACCTTACTTTTGCTAACAGATGGCATACAGCTTGCCAATTGTCCGCTTAGGCATTAAATAACATTCTTTTAATTGATATCACGACACAatcaaaatttgacaaaatGCTGAAAATGACCATAATGTAGGAAAATCTTTCTCTGTTGGGCTTAGCTAATAACTTTTATAAcgtcaaaattttcaaaaaatagcaGTAATTATAAAGCTAAGAGATGATGAAATGTCAATCACATTCATATGGCAACAAATCAAAATTGGATGTTACTGAAATTGCTCCTTACAAGCTTTGTAATTTATAACAACCAACAAATCTCTAGGACAAGTTCACTATTTTACATTTTGGTTTTATTATTGTTTGGGTCAAAAGATGATTTGATTCTGTGTCTTGGAGATTTATATTCAATAGCACTTGTTTGCTTTGACTTCCGATCAACACCAAGGCCAGAGTTGCATCAGAATCATGCAGATAATCATTTCTACCACAAGTAAATTATTACATCTACCATTTAAATCATTAAGTAGGTTTCTCTGGTGATTCTTCAGGATCACATTTATTAATTGCGTATCAGATAACAGGTCAAAGCAGATGAGAAAAGTATAACTTAATTGTGCAACCCAGATAATgggaaaatacacaaacaacaaGAATCCTATAAGCCAATTGAAAAGGTGATCATTTCGCTCCACAGGACCATATCAACATTTTCGAGGACTGAGAATGCCTAAGGAAATATTTTCCTGTTGAGATGTATCGTCGAGCTCAATTCCATGGATACTCTCCAAGTGAGCTCAAAAGGTATGTAAAATCAGACATATGAGAATGCCTAAGGAAATATTGAAGCAAATGCATAGCCATCATAGAAGTATATCATTTTTGCCAAGACAACCTAAAGCGATAGAGCTATGAACAACAGCTATGCTAAGAGAATAAATTACAATCAGGATTTCATAAAATAACGTACAGCTGCGTGTTATTAACTTAAGCTCTTTAAACTTCATTTTAGCAATTATAATTCCCAGTCTATGATACCTGTACATTTCTTCAAATATTTTGACATCTCTGGACTCATCAATACCAGGACATGAGGGATGATGAGCAAGGGAATGCACCACATATGGAAGCAAGTATTCTGGACTGTGTGGGGAAGAATCTGTATCAGTCTGAGAAGAAGTGTGCCTCCCCCTTCCTTGTCGACACATCTGGATGATGTCATGCAAATTGCGTTTGTTCTGCCAAATAGTTTGAGCCGGTTATGCAAAACATTGGAACTTCCGAAGAGGTACACAAATCACCACCAATATTTTAGGATACAATAAAAAGATACGTGAGTTTGAATTTATTATGGGTATTTCAGAGGAACTGTTTAGGACTGTGTATAGGCTAATGTGTTTTAGGAATATCTGGATTGATCTCAATTCTCACAAGCATTTAACCTAGTCCTATATAGAAGTCTTTGCAAAATTCACAATAATAAGATTTTCCCACCAGAAGTCATGCCAGTGATTGTTATATACTGTACACTTTATCCACTATATTACCTCAAATAAGGATCAACCCTAAGATGATGTGATTTGGGTGTCTTACCTGCCACCACTTTTAAAATAcgttttgaaattttaatttatttatgcaCTGCCCATGCATTAAATGTTTGTGAAGAAACCAGTTATAGCCTGACGTTCCCTTTACCTCCTCAATATCTTCCTGTTGAGATGTATCGTCGAGCAGGAAAGCACAAGCGTATTTAGGATCTAGAGCTCGGTCCTTTACATATTGATGAATCTTGTTGAGAAGTAGTTTATTGATCTCGGGAAAGTtattctacaaaataatttaggGGGAGAGTGTTAAGAAAATAATGCCCTATTTAGAGTATACAAGGTATTAAGAattagaaatttattttttaaacatGTACATACTCATAACAAAATGCACTCTACCTCAGAGGTTCTCATTGTAAGGTAAAAGACATCAATGGGGACTTTGTGCTCCCAGTATTTTGATAAACGGAGAACAGCTTTAGCTGCAGCAAGCTTTAAATGAGCCCTGTCAACTAAACTGGAACACAGAGAGAGAAATGACATTAATGCCAGAAAAAGTTATTAATACCCAGGCTAATGAAGAAGACATCTATGAATCCAATATCCTAAAAGAAAGTTTCAGATAAAACAGCCCAGATACCTCGATCTAATCTCGCTTGATATATCACCAAAAGAGAGAATGTTCTTGAGGATACTAAATAGGTCATCGATCCCAGAACGAAGGTGAGCATCCTTGGCAGGTAAATAGCTCTTGACCAGAGCTTTGACTCCATATATCTGCATGTACAAATCAATTGTCATTTTGCTCCAAAGGTTCACAATATGTGCACTATTTAGCGAAGATATAAAAGCATGCGGTAGAAAAACCTTTAAGCAACAAAGTTCACTTATATCATCCCAAGAATCAGGTGCTTTTTCTTCTGATACCTGCAAGTGAAGTGTATAACATGATAACTGCAATAACAAAGAGAAAGGAACACAAATGTCTCGTTCATTTAATCTTCCATACATGTCCAATCTCCAGTATGTTTTCTCTGATGAACTTTACAATCTCACTTTCTCTTGTTTCAAAGACAGGCATGGCAGCTTGTGCAATACACCCAAGAGACTGTAGTACAGCTGGCATGTGGGCCTTCTCTTCAAGCATATCAACTAGCCTCTAGTAATTTGGAAGGCAAGGAGAGGgagagatagatagatagagagagagagagaaaacagAATCGTAAACTTTTAGCAGCATAGAAAGCCAAAAATATAAACCAAAAGTGATAGAGAATTCTACATGACGACAAATAGAAAAAAAGGTAATTAAAACCTTATAAAGAACAGAAAGTGACATGAGTCCATCATCTTTTGTGATGGATGCCAGTGCATGAACAGCATACTTGGCCTGCCTTCGGTTACCCTCGAAGCATATACGCTCAAGTATTAGGTCTAATGATCTACAAGGAAAGTAAAATTTCAGCCAAAGAAGACAAACAAAAAAAGGCCATCAGAATAATTTAGAACAAATATTATATAGTCTCACCTTGATGAAACACCCAGCTGTTCTCGGATAGTTCCCCCAGCCTTTGCGAGGATGTGGAGGGTACCTTCCTTTATTATTTCATTGTCATCCTCCAGAAAATGTACCAAGTCCTCTTCAATTCCATGTAGTAGCAAAGGACAAAATCGAGCAAGAATCTATAGGTAGTAAACTATTGTCAGAAAGGGTACAGAAATGTCTTGGTTATCAAGTAACAACTCCCCTGAGATATAAGGAGTTCTTTACGAAGATCAAGCAAGCAATCATAAGTCATTATCCATAACTATTATGCAGTTATTTCAATAGAACAAGCAATGCTAGTGCAATAGTAGTACTATCTAGGAGGCACATGGCTAACTGTTCGGAAGAGGATGGGAAAGGAATGGAAAGTACATGTTTGGAAATAAAGAATGATCACTAAAAGAGTGTTTTGATACCCCACATAAGAGGAATACCCCTCTCTTCTATACAAAGGGGGGGGGGCTCATTCCAATTCCCCTTCATATGCCAAGTACACCCTTAAGTTTTcatctccaaatccataagtgTAAATAGTAAACCATCTTAGCCGATCTATATAGCATGTTCTATTTGCCTTGGGACAAAATCGAACAATTGAGAGGTTTTGTGCCTCACAATTCAAACAAGAGTACGTCTATTTGAAGAATTTAATTTCAACTAAACAAAAATGTGTACTAGAAAGATCTCCAATCTcctgattttcaaattttcagacCATAAAATCTGATTAGCAAAAAATCTCTGAAAACACTCGAGTGAGGTTCCAAAATGCATATAAGCTTCTTGGTTTCCATTAGAAAACAATCAGCAGCCATCAAGAGTCTGGATGTCATTATATCAGCAGTCATTTGGACATAATAAAAAACCGATAGTAGATGCCATACCACAAGAATAGTCATGCAGGACAAAACTG
Proteins encoded in this window:
- the LOC121741755 gene encoding WEB family protein At1g12150-like: MVTKARESAPDVREIDMEAPFQSVKDAVSIFGDAGSPSSASAAQAKKKAEEGLLQVEAQHHLMVKERSHYTNQLRTTEAAKAQALRELQLADKTLEHLRNKLQTLNNSKQSSIAAAEAARVRAVELEEERERRAQLGNSVLNNEWELFKSTTAQVIASKEELTNLRKDYDAVVMERLAMLQKAEGAQHELQKNEERQGQVMKEVEQLRQTFDQVKQALVEAEAEYMKLIAEKEELLNSHKLNQERIDKEIKSLEEEYVPSETLQANLDETMEAIRVLQEQLHDMQSSDLYTIRQMASELDSAKMALEEAIAEENLLRASNDSTKKQLEEVQSERPAAEKAVLEAELTTEQMQGDLEKSAAELKKAKSECGFIMQSCVAKLLEEAEMARHEAESNKKSAELLSEEAKAAAAVTEEADEKLKTTLKEAEEAKGVERLAEEQIYCYEGHGDGSGSTRRITLSAEEFDSMNEKTKECTSKADIEVATAIAEVEAINAREKENTEKLDALLKENVALELEIKEALKAAEMAEDARRLLETELQKRRQNEVSKATKVKR
- the LOC121741170 gene encoding sister chromatid cohesion protein PDS5 homolog A-like yields the protein MAQKLQQQQLKELGSKLEALPSSKDALIKLLKHGVTCLTELDQSPPKTMLDSMQSFLKAIVKPELLKHHDQEVKLFVAACICEITRITAPEAPYEDDIMKEIFQLTVSTFSGLSDVNSPSFGRIVVILETVARYRSCVVMLDLECDDLIKDMFSTFFTVARDEHPENVITSMQTIMEVLFEESEDVPENLLLTLLSALSCDNEDITIAARRLAMNVVERCAEKLEPGVKQFLVSSMSGDSRSLKPEMNYHAVLYNIYQSAPQILTGVVPYLTGELLSDQLEVRLKAVGLVGDLFSLPESTISVAFQPVFSEFLKRLTDRVAEVRMSVLEHVKSCLLVNPLRPEAPQIISALCDRLLDYEESVRKKVVSVVCDVVCHDITSIPVEAIKLVSERLRDKSLLVKRYTMERLADIYKASCMKQSSGTAESGEFDWIVGKILRCFYDKDFRSDTIEPILSLSLFPTDFPVKDKVKTWVRIFSGFDKVEVKALEKILEQKQRLQQEMHKYLSLKQLSGEGNKVENQKKILFCFRALSRSFTNPAEAEENFQNLDQLTDSNIWKLLSQLLDPNTSSIHANSSRDDILKLLGDEHRLYEFLSTLSLKCSYLLFDKDHVKEIVLDAAVHKSSGNNDSVLSCMTILVILARFCPLLLHGIEEDLVHFLEDDNEIIKEGTLHILAKAGGTIREQLGVSSRSLDLILERICFEGNRRQAKYAVHALASITKDDGLMSLSVLYKRLVDMLEEKAHMPAVLQSLGCIAQAAMPVFETRESEIVKFIRENILEIGHVSEEKAPDSWDDISELCCLKIYGVKALVKSYLPAKDAHLRSGIDDLFSILKNILSFGDISSEIRSSLVDRAHLKLAAAKAVLRLSKYWEHKVPIDVFYLTMRTSENNFPEINKLLLNKIHQYVKDRALDPKYACAFLLDDTSQQEDIEENKRNLHDIIQMCRQGRGRHTSSQTDTDSSPHSPEYLLPYVVHSLAHHPSCPGIDESRDVKIFEEMYRKLYLFISMLVHGDGDGKSDVSISKDKETLSLLNSIFLCIKCSEDALDATKSQNLYALCDLGMSIVKRFVPNQDDLHDSIASVTLPAGIYKQRTKKDDSDSLVGEEKTWLAEDGVFAHFESLKLETNEIANSVHAEDDNMKDSETEGSEIPLGKLMKRLKAKAAKARKEAKNQSAPAGISKENDFDILKMVKEINSDNLGTSGKIGSSNNAEHVGKKRKNIHQLEKRKTLLDDSKDAPVPKRRRTSSARAHKTLQTTPPEGSKRPSKVNQEDTSDVSDKMDEDLQTSSEDITAQEKMEESAESDLLLSHMGKKSSASSKQKAKRPGRDNAETLHHSPDAKKPKKFKETEQAPSFSFSKSASLKKQKKKSVSGLAKCTSKDSGSHSNDLIGSRIKVWWPMDKKFYEGVIKSFDTHKKKHVIVYDDGDVEVLRLDRERWEPVENNHKSKQHGLSKGSLSKGGSSGQKKKTVGGLEQVENLGMKSSGQKKKTLGGLEQVEELGLKSLSSQARGKRTPRKSPKEGRKGPVKINFSVGRREKPVDVEPESSTKSLVDLSDSDNPEKEQNERIHKSVSDEELSDNDKKHEEEAETEEPKEGEDDSENTQSDHAGGPPHDASELDNEAVSASDGKQLDEGEEESGRESEEADDMDSQPASSDKPDKDTCNSGSADDEHSDDELLSTWRQRAGKK